From Phragmites australis chromosome 5, lpPhrAust1.1, whole genome shotgun sequence, a single genomic window includes:
- the LOC133918188 gene encoding BAG family molecular chaperone regulator 7-like, translating into MSRDHFLRLLQDPFPPFPTSSSSCPFAPSASSTHHRFLLDDHPFFPSPTSFSSCPLGFASPIDTFHLELDLLLPSATPAPPCPALDRFLLDALGHRVSALERARAPPAPRRKYTYAAEANGRKVKWTAEDKPAGGRNLKWEAELKTPHDDGFDRKWKWESKASADGATKVKWAKEVKGKGWLEPWSHAYSVEEAYGEDDHEQKTAAKKADKKVKEEEENGKKKGAVEIVQIEDNTAGCVAIRKAFERIHGKGKRKELSAHDAALLIQMTYRAHLAHRSQVLRCLRDLAVAKAKLKEIRSLFYNISYRRRIAHDSEERQRFAEKIIVLLLTVDALEGPDYMVRNAKRSMLDELEGMLEIVDPQPPGKPRTLSRRKFDLPEGGAIPKEMRNGVKNVIKIVEEGK; encoded by the exons ATGAGCCGCGATCACTTCCTCCGCCTTCTCCAAGACCCCTTTCCCCCcttccccacctcctcctcctcctgccccttCGCCCCCTCCGCTTCATCCACCCACCACCGCTTCCTCCTCGACGATCACCCCTTCTTCCCATCGCCCACATCCTTCTCGTCATGccccctcggcttcgcctccccCATCGACACCTTCCATCTCGAgctcgacctcctcctccccagtgCCACCCCCGCTCCCCCGTGCCCCGCCCTCGACCGTTTCCTCCTCGACGCCCTCGGCCACCGCGTCTCCGCCCTCGAGCGCGCGCGTGCTCCCCCCGCGCCCCGCCGCAAGTACACCTACGCCGCAGAGGCCAACGGCCGGAAGGTCAAGTGGACAGCCGAGGACAAGCCGGCGGGCGGGAGGAACCTCAAGTGGGAAGCCGAGCTCAAGACCCCCCACGACGACGGATTCGACCGCAAGTGGAAATGGGAGTCCAAGGCATCCGCCGACGGAGCCACCAAGGTCAAGTGGGCCAAGGAGGTCAAGGGCAAGGGATGGCTCGAGCCATGGTCGCACGCCTACTCCGTCGAGGAGGCCTACGGCGAGGACGACCACGAGCAGAAGACAGCCGCCAAGAAGGCAGACAAGAAagtcaaggaggaggaggagaatggcAAGAAGAAGGGCGCCGTCGAGATCGTCCAGATCGAGGACAACACTGCGGGATGCGTCGCCATCAGGAAG GCTTTTGAAAGGATTCACGGCAAGGGAAAGAGAAAGGAACTTTCTGCACATGATGCTGCATTGCTCATCCAGATGACCTACAGGGCTCACCTGGCCCATCGTTCACAGGTGCTCCGTTGCCTGCGCGATCTCGCAGTGGCAAAAGCCAAGCTGAAGGAGATTAGGTCCTTATTCTACAACATCTCATACCGCCGCCGCATTGCACATGACTCTGAAGAGCGCCAGAGGTTCGCGGAGAAAATCATTGTCCTGCTCCTGACTGTGGATGCCCTTGAG GGACCAGACTACATGGTTCGCAATGCAAAGAGATCCatgcttgatgaacttgaggggATGCTGGAGATCGTGGACCCTCAACCACCAGGGAAGCCAAGGACGCTCAGCCGCAGGAAGTTTGATCTCCCAGAaggtggtgccatccctaagGAGATGAGGAACGGTGTCAAGAATGTCATCAAAATTGTGGAGGAGGGCAAGTAA
- the LOC133917283 gene encoding vacuolar protein sorting-associated protein 27-like: protein METPPPFQESAHCDVYHCPSPPSAHHCHNCWRMLCHEHSSYHMALPQFRIYTNVRVCYDCFNKSSSINGCSDNLGPAGSISSATESFSSLNLGKEDASSPTKNSSVQNTTVLIECKCGMPLCICEAPKPKLAPIKQNVSNVSSSTTQSNLRPKKPTSNQQKGSTLHAAHPT, encoded by the exons ATGGAGACACCGCCGCCGTTCCAGGAGTCCGCCCACTGTGACGTCTACCACTGCCCTTCTCCACCTTCTGCC CATCACTGCCACAACTGCTGGAGGATGCTCTGCCACGAGCACTCTTCGTACCACATG GCTCTGCCGCAGTTCAGAATATACACAAACGTCAGGGTCTGCTATGATTGCTTCAACAAATCCTCAA GCATAAATGGATGTTCCGATAATTTGGGTCCAGCTGGGAGCATTTCTAGTGCAACTGAATCCTTTTCAAGTCTAAATTTGGGTAAAGAGGATGCTTCCTCACCTACAAAGAATTCATCAGTTCAAAACACGACAGTCCTTATCGAGTGCAAATGTGGGATGCCTTTGTGCATATGCGAAGCACCAAAACCGAAACTAGCACCTATTAAG CAGAATGTCAGCAATGTTTCCTCCTCAACCACACAATCGAACCTGAGACCAAAGAAACCTACTAGCAACCAACAGAAGGGTTCAACTTTGCATGCAGCACACCCTACGTGA